A stretch of DNA from Theobroma cacao cultivar B97-61/B2 unplaced genomic scaffold, Criollo_cocoa_genome_V2, whole genome shotgun sequence:
TAACAATTTGTCTGGAATCATTCCCAAGTCTTTGGAAAGACTTTCTTATCTCAGATACTTTAATGTGGCTTTCAATAGATTGGAAGGAAAAATCCCCAATGAAGGATGCTTTCAAAACTTCACGACTAAATCATTCATGCATAATTATGCACTTTGTGGTTCACCTCAACTACAAGTCCCTCCTTGCAAAAACATCACCCATCGATTATTGAAGACAACCTTAATGCATGTTTTAAGGTATGTTTTACCAATAATTGCTTCAATAATGGTGATACTTACCTTcattattgttttaaaaaaattccagAATCGAAGTACAAGTCTTCCAATGAATGAAGGTTTAACTCTGGAAATACATAGTAGAAATCTGTATAATAGACTTCTACAAGCGACTGATAGATTCAATGAAGGAAACTTGCTTGGTTCTGGGAGTTTTGGCTCTGTATATAAAGGAGCAGTTTCAAATGGGAGAAATGTTGCCATAAAAGTCTTTAATTTGCAATTAGAAGGAGTATTCAAGAGTTTTGATGTTGAATGTGAAGTGATGCAAAGTATACTTCATCGCAATCTTGTCAAGGTTATTAGTTTTTGCTCTTGTAATGATTTCAAAGCCTTAGTGCTTGAATTCATGCCTAATGGGAGCCTCGAGAAATGGTTATATTCGAACCATTGTTTCTTGGATATCCTTCAACGAATCAACATAATGATAGATGTTGCATCAGCGTTAGAATACCTCCATTTGGGACATCCAAATCCTATAATCCATTGTGACCTAAAACCAAGTAATGTTTTACTTGATAGAGACATGGTTGCACATGTGGGAGATTTTGGCATTGCCAAAATGTTGGGAGAAGTAGAAACTATGAAACAAACCATGACACTTGCCACTATTGGATATATGGCACCAGGTGATATCATTTTCTCATATGGTTTTTTATTTCTACATGTATGGATGCATTAGCATTCATTTTATTCATGATTAATGACACTACAATAATAGGATGACATCTTTTTAATGATCCAATTATGTTTAACATGCAGAATATGGATCGGCGGGAATTGTTTCTGTAAAAAGTGATGTTTATAGTTATGGTATTTTATTAATGGAAACTTTCACAAGAAGGAAACCcacaaatgaaatttttgttggAGAAATGAGTATGAAGCATTGGGTGAAAGAGTCACTATCTAATGGAATAATTGGTGTTGCTGATTCTAGTTTATTGAGAAATGAGGAAAACCATTTCATGGTTAAAGCAAATTGCATAGCATCCATTATGGGATTAGCTTTGGATTGTTCAGCTGAATTACCtgaagaaaggaaagatatGAAGGATGTTGTTTGCATACTTAAGAAGATCAAAATAATGTATTTGAACAACATTAGGAAAGTTTAATATGGTAAGTAATGAGTTTGTTTATTGTTATCcatatatagtttatataaCTTCCCTCAAGGAAAGCCTTCTTTTAAGCTTTATATTTTCTTGCAGATTCAAGGCTACAACTACTGGAATACATATTTTGGGTCCATATTGAAGGTatctttataaattttcatttatagaTTGCTTACAAGATGCAGAAAATGGAGTTCTTGAATTTTGACAAATTAATTTGGTCCTTGTTTTACAATGTTAGGTTTTGAAAAGTCATTTAGCCCATTAAAGATATCTTGCATTTTACTCATCTAAGTTTGCAAATTCTTATCGCCTATTCATAATGGCAAGTTGGATTCTTCCTTATATATCATCCAATGCTCTTATTTTATCAACTATATgtacaaattaagtatctttttttctatttttgttcttaatCTTGGCACACGAACCAAATTTAGCAAATATGATGAGAGGGGATAAAGATACATGCATTTGCAAGCTTGATGAACTTTCATGTTTCATGTGATTTTGGTtagaaattaataaacaaattagAGCTCAAGCTGATATAGGAGTCATTTAATTCTCTTGCGATTGCTATTTTAGTGGAGAGTTGTTTAGGTTTATGAATTTGACATGGATTAAGTCTTTTGATTTGTTATGCAGTTACAACTATTTTTCTAGAAgtattaaatgattaataataaaCTTGTATTGAATCAATttgttaaaattgaaaaaaaccTTAATAGCTTCATATTTATAAAGTAAATATACATGAATCTATCACTATGTccttgaaaatttataaactgtTATCTTCACCGAAAGACTTCAACAAAAcctcaaaacataaaaatgaaaatttttctcttgaaaaagcTTATGAGTCAGTTTCAAATTGAGTACCACAAGGAACATGAGAAAAGAGCAAAAGACTTATGTGTCAAATGTTCAGAAAATGGAGGAAGGATAGTTTAGCAAACtcataaagaagaaaagaacttTCTACTAATGCCTAAATattcaagaaagaaaatagtgCAAGTTTCCATTATGGAAAATAGATTTCTTCATGAAAGATTGTAATTTCTTCAAGAAGGAACACCAATagcttaacaaaaaaaaattacagtgttaatttctaaaattacTATCTTGGAAGACAATTAGACATTGGAGTGCTACCAAGCATGATTGTAAAGACAATAAATTAGATTATAGTACTTTACCTCCTCTTCTCAATTTTTAGACATTTGATTTTAGGACCATAAAGTAATTCAACTTCAACTTCATACATCTAAAACTAAGCTAAGGCTTCATTCTTTTTATGTAACAAataagcatagcaaaatttcGATACATTATACATAAAAACCATATAATATCTCTTTCCTCCTATTGAAGGTGAGCTATATAAATCTCAAACAAGAATAATtgtaaaaacaataaattagttattgtcacgacccaaaacctccatcgggcccatgacaaccgccgcgacgtctcaaTTGACACttattacccgaaatgccaatcagaaccccgcaaggcttaaatattagtttcttgccttttctgtgagtaatcgtttttaaacatttcattttaaacaatttccagtAGTTTcctgctcaagtaaatcaaaagacaaaaatattttagaaggatttatagataaatatcactattcaaaatattgattaaaatatagcatttttttatataaaacaatatttatagaaacacgtgtaagaaatcttttataacgtgtaagtaaaataaattcacacatacaaaaatttataaagttataatgtacaataatggttacaatgacaagtggcccaaaatacacctagtgttggtgctagaaacctactgtttgtgtggtagagatgtcaattGGAATCTTCGACAAAAtaaggtatctacaagctaccacagacctgaaatgtttggaaaggtggtgggtgagattttgcaatcccaatgagtaaacagacattatcataaatatctaaaggtaAGTAACagggaggcaagtttaaacaacaaatcgacaaaccatttcataatgttttcaatttatttcttaaaccataaaatatttgtaatttaccaaaacagttgttaaggcttatgtcttttattaaaacaaggctcaagccaaaactaatcctcggggataccttggccgaggcatctaaccgagtccgccaagggtgttaaaatattcacacgtgaaacacatttttatttttaaaaccagccgttccttggcgttggccgagttacacattcacgtgggggttcgacgtgaagtgagctctaatactaccccgggagttaccctcctcgcctctacaaccggagtaactatataactgggtttaccgtgcccctctaataggcagtccacggaaacccgtcactgcagtgactaacccaccaattttaataaaatttcgacagtataacgtggcttttatttatttatccagcctgcatagtaaaaacaacttacataaatttcccaatgcactcacaaaatatagccacatatactcatttctcataagccattcctaggaaaatatatatttttcaagtcaatttgcagcctccaattactcaatttcataatcaatacaatatatttttatttgtcacatttattcctaaaacatcaaaaatcccgttttaatctcgttttcatttcataaaatacataaagggcatttaaaaataaactctagataatttacaataataataagtttactcaccgtttgtacaaactaaaagctttctaagcgccccgatcactactcgtcgggtacgacttctttgccttttccggaaggctctcctcctagacacattacaaaaatttacacaattcatcacattgatgctaaatcactatataattaacttaaatcctatactaatgcatggtatgaaatgcaatagcctaaaacggcttaaacgcggtattaacctatttttggcactttgcccgataaattgctaacgcgctccattttagctctaaatcatcccattctctctccaacatttctaaccattaaatatcagccaataaccttctaaaaacaacaaaatcagctcactcccttccttggaaaattcggccaaaaatgggacattaactcggttaattttctactttgtttttctatcacgtttaatcgtttttcatcattttctcttcattttccttagaataaaatcaattcatcatcattgtacagcattgagcatccagccaagagtgggtattgtgaaaatttaatgatttcttgcccaatttaatttctaaacacatttaactaactaaaactatcaatttaactaaaaatcaaaacctaaaaatttcaatttctctcccctagaatttcgtccagcccttgatatcactttttgatctctctcctcaagcatgctaaatggaaataaaggcataggaaaggtagaaatcaagctaaaatcgaaaaatcttaccgttagacgcgtaaacggtcgaaaaccgcgaatttccctttgaattttcttgtttctctttggtttttctttttttcttcctttcctctctatttcctctcttgttcttccttatggccggccagcactcaaaatttgggtttaaatgggctgacttttcattaaaataatattatatcattaaaaaatgccacatgtcactttcccattggcccatttttaaaatttcatccatttgtttccaaattttcaccatacacttgtctcatatattcatagcttagataaaattctcagactcatccaaagtctcggtggagtaatttttgaaatttacacttttgcccccgtaaaagtcaaaaattacatttttgccccaaaaattgaaaaattgcccatagacatatttttcatcccttatactcataccattctccaatttgtcaaatttgatctaaattctctcaaaatctcaaattttgtccgtgggtggcaaaattacgattttgcccctacactccaaaaatcaccagaattaaactttttcacttcctatcattaaattatactccaaatagttaatcttggtcaaaaatttcactccatgatcaaattattatcttaggtggcaaaatgacgattttgcccttgaatatcaaaatttctaattttaccccaaatgaaccctcgaactccgaacaatcatttttagtcattcctggactataaaatattaaatttcatcctacaattcctatttgaactagttcgaggttaaatcaactcaagtgtaccgttaggtacgatatcgggtttcgtcttttcttatgtgctttcctagcataataacatgctactcagtgcatgtatgtcatgacatgtatttatagggtcgggttttacaattctaccccccttaaaataaaattttgacctcaaaatttcacttaccagattcgacaaatagatgcgggtattggttcctcatctgatgctctacttcccatgtcatttcctccattcgagcacttttccacaacactttgaccattgaaatactcttgtttctcagtactcgatcctttcgatccaagatactcacaggttgtacctcga
This window harbors:
- the LOC18592830 gene encoding probable LRR receptor-like serine/threonine-protein kinase At3g47570, with the protein product MSLCEIPSEIRNLIRLEKFNARHMHLSGQIPLSIFNISSLRIIYLHNNSLSGKLPCMSLDSNLEELFLWGNYLSGNISDCISNASKLKILNLNQNSFIGLIPNTLGNLRFLEVLRLWSNHLTTKTPNHEWSFLSSLANCKNLRVLEISFNPLNGILPTSILNLSASLQRFVADDCKIKGFIPMEIGSLSNIMVLSLSQNELSGSIPATIGRLQNVQGLYLNGNKLQGPIPDSVCHLEKLSYLSLSANMLQGPIPHCLGDLTFLRNLYLDSNKLHSTIPFTFWSLKDILKVDLSSNYLNGSLPLDIGNLKVLTNLNLSRNLFSSDIPITIGGLNGLQILSLSSNRLQGPIPQSLGDMFSLETLDLSNNNLSGIIPKSLERLSYLRYFNVAFNRLEGKIPNEGCFQNFTTKSFMHNYALCGSPQLQVPPCKNITHRLLKTTLMHVLRYVLPIIASIMVILTFIIVLKKFQNRSTSLPMNEGLTLEIHSRNLYNRLLQATDRFNEGNLLGSGSFGSVYKGAVSNGRNVAIKVFNLQLEGVFKSFDVECEVMQSILHRNLVKVISFCSCNDFKALVLEFMPNGSLEKWLYSNHCFLDILQRINIMIDVASALEYLHLGHPNPIIHCDLKPSNVLLDRDMVAHVGDFGIAKMLGEVETMKQTMTLATIGYMAPEYGSAGIVSVKSDVYSYGILLMETFTRRKPTNEIFVGEMSMKHWVKESLSNGIIGVADSSLLRNEENHFMVKANCIASIMGLALDCSAELPEERKDMKDVVCILKKIKIMYLNNIRKV